The Pleurodeles waltl isolate 20211129_DDA chromosome 7, aPleWal1.hap1.20221129, whole genome shotgun sequence genome includes a region encoding these proteins:
- the LOC138304228 gene encoding dual specificity protein phosphatase 14-like, giving the protein MSLEFSAMNFRNHGFFRRSAPPTTPPTTVQKPTTRTLSVLGGIAQISPCLYLCSGNAAANRHLVYSRSVTCIINATVEIPNSNWSDIDYFKVPVPDLPHVPLSLYFDTVADRIHQTGKKNGRTLVHCVAGVSRSATLCIAYLMKYHRLSLLDAHEWVKMRRPVVRPNMGFWRQLIDYEKKLFGKNTVKMVATPIGLVPDIYEKETRSLVPLWSFR; this is encoded by the coding sequence ATGTCACTGGAATTCAGCGCCATGAATTTTCGAAACCATGGCTTTTTCAGGAGGTCAGCGCCACCAACTACACCACCTACTACAGTTCAGAAGCCTACCACACGCACTCTTTCTGTGTTGGGTGGTATAGCACAAATCAGCCCATGTCTCTACTTGTGCAGTGGCAATGCTGCAGCCAATCGCCACCTAGTTTATTCTCGCTCAGTGACATGCATTATCAACGCCACAGTGGAGATCCCTAACTCCAACTGGTCTGATATTGACTACTTCAAGGTTCCAGTGCCTGACTTGCCTCATGTACCACTCTCGCTGTACTTCGACACAGTAGCAGACCGCATCCACCAGACAGGCAAGAAGAATGGGCGCACCCTGGTGCACTGCGTGGCTGGGGTCAGCCGTTCTGCTACGCTCTGCATTGCCTACCTTATGAAGTACCACAGGCTGTCACTCCTGGACGCACATGAATGGGTGAAGATGCGACGACCAGTGGTGAGGCCTAACATGGGCTTCTGGCGCCAGCTTATCGACTATGAGAAGAAGCTCTTTGGCAAGAACACAGTCAAAATGGTCGCTACACCTATTGGGCTAGTGCCCGACATTTATGAGAAGGAAACACGTAGCCTTGTGCCCCTTTGGAGCTTTAGATAA